One Saprospiraceae bacterium DNA window includes the following coding sequences:
- a CDS encoding DUF4249 domain-containing protein — protein MKIRILKNIFPFAVLLLVAACNLSKEVDIELPDYESQPVVECYLEPGKPFRLLLTRSFGFFDPFGLDSNFFQNVLIQGAVVTISYNNQTDTLYNTFSLDPSPLKLFNYTGQNIVPATVGVEYTLNIVLPDNGGTITGRTPMLSLVPIDSNVVEFLPPADTIARILTYVTDDPNTENYYRRIINYYSLDSVPEQDFIASDRFLTTPVLAFGTGYTLGEGDTVYNTVCHITRDYYNFIESVQLAIFGNINPFAQPSPIKSNVTGTANPLGIFTCLVYDRDTTVIVK, from the coding sequence ATGAAAATCAGAATTTTGAAAAACATATTCCCCTTCGCGGTGCTGCTCCTCGTCGCCGCTTGCAACCTTTCAAAAGAGGTGGACATCGAATTGCCCGACTACGAAAGCCAACCAGTGGTGGAGTGCTACCTCGAACCCGGCAAACCCTTCCGCCTGCTGCTGACGCGGAGCTTTGGCTTTTTCGACCCTTTCGGCCTCGACTCCAATTTTTTTCAAAATGTGCTGATTCAAGGGGCTGTGGTCACGATTAGCTACAACAACCAAACCGACACGCTCTACAACACATTTTCTCTTGACCCCAGCCCACTCAAACTTTTCAACTACACGGGGCAGAACATCGTGCCTGCCACTGTCGGCGTGGAATACACGCTGAACATCGTGCTGCCAGACAACGGCGGAACCATCACGGGGCGCACCCCCATGTTGTCTCTGGTGCCGATTGACAGCAACGTGGTGGAGTTCCTGCCCCCCGCCGACACGATTGCCCGCATCCTGACATATGTGACGGACGACCCCAACACCGAAAACTATTACCGCCGCATCATCAACTATTACTCGCTCGATAGTGTGCCGGAGCAGGACTTTATCGCTTCCGACCGCTTCCTGACCACCCCTGTGCTGGCCTTCGGCACGGGATATACGCTCGGCGAGGGCGACACGGTGTACAACACGGTGTGCCACATCACACGGGACTACTACAATTTTATCGAAAGCGTGCAACTGGCGATTTTTGGCAACATCAATCCGTTCGCGCAACCTTCGCCCATCAAAAGCAACGTGACTGGCACCGCCAACCCCTTGGGCATATTTACTTGCCTCGTCTATGATAGGGACACGACCGTGATAGTGAAGTGA
- a CDS encoding DNA-binding protein → MRLMNITFEELRRIKHSLPTGSIHRIAKELNMDEQTVRNYFGAHNYTDGQVVEWHLEPGPGGGIVHLEDTTILDRALQIIEEQRVAMQ, encoded by the coding sequence CTGAGGCTTATGAATATCACTTTCGAGGAGCTGCGCCGCATCAAGCACTCCCTGCCCACTGGCAGCATCCACCGTATCGCCAAAGAGCTCAACATGGACGAGCAGACCGTGCGCAACTATTTTGGCGCACATAATTACACCGACGGCCAAGTGGTTGAGTGGCATCTGGAGCCGGGGCCGGGCGGCGGCATCGTTCATTTGGAAGACACCACCATACTCGACCGCGCACTTCAGATTATCGAGGAGCAGCGCGTCGCCATGCAGTGA
- a CDS encoding sugar phosphate isomerase/epimerase has protein sequence MLRRQFMKDTALAASGSLLVPQMLASCTNSKNVFGAVDPATGKRLFFEVSLAEWSLHRALFAGQMTNLDFPLVAKKDYGITAVEYVNQFFKDKAKDTKYLADLKMRCDDNGVKSVLIMCDGEGYLGDADAAKRTQAIENHYKWVEAAKYLGCFCIRVNAGGQGTAEQVADNAADGLRRLTTFAKTHGISVIVENHGGYSSNGKWLVGVMQKVNMKECGILPDFGNFCIKRSEGEWQGKCLEEYDRYLGTKEFMPFAKDVSAKTYDFDEQGNCIETDYRRMLKIVKDAGYRGHIGIEYEGDKLSEPDGIKATLALLYKVGAELS, from the coding sequence ATGCTACGTCGTCAGTTTATGAAAGACACCGCACTCGCCGCTTCGGGCAGTTTGCTCGTGCCACAAATGCTCGCTTCTTGCACGAATTCGAAGAATGTTTTTGGTGCAGTTGACCCCGCTACTGGAAAGCGTCTCTTCTTTGAGGTCTCGCTGGCCGAATGGTCGCTTCATCGCGCTCTTTTCGCTGGCCAGATGACCAATCTCGATTTCCCCCTCGTCGCCAAAAAAGACTATGGCATCACAGCAGTGGAATATGTCAACCAATTTTTCAAGGACAAAGCAAAAGACACGAAATACCTCGCCGACCTGAAGATGCGCTGTGACGACAACGGCGTCAAGTCCGTGCTCATCATGTGCGATGGCGAGGGCTATCTGGGCGACGCGGACGCTGCCAAACGCACGCAAGCCATCGAGAATCATTACAAATGGGTGGAAGCGGCCAAATATCTCGGCTGTTTTTGCATCCGCGTCAACGCGGGCGGGCAAGGCACTGCCGAACAGGTCGCGGACAACGCGGCGGATGGCCTGAGGCGGCTCACCACTTTCGCCAAAACGCACGGCATCAGCGTCATCGTCGAGAATCACGGCGGCTACTCCTCCAATGGGAAATGGCTCGTTGGCGTGATGCAAAAGGTGAACATGAAAGAGTGCGGCATCCTGCCAGACTTCGGAAACTTCTGCATCAAGCGTTCGGAAGGTGAATGGCAGGGTAAATGCTTGGAAGAGTACGACCGCTACCTCGGAACAAAGGAATTCATGCCTTTTGCCAAAGACGTGAGCGCCAAAACGTATGACTTTGATGAGCAAGGCAACTGCATCGAAACTGATTACCGCCGCATGCTCAAAATCGTGAAAGACGCTGGCTATCGGGGGCACATCGGCATCGAATACGAAGGCGACAAGCTCTCCGAACCCGACGGTATAAAGGCGACCCTTGCACTGCTTTACAAAGTTGGAGCGGAACTGTCGTGA
- a CDS encoding acyloxyacyl hydrolase translates to MALRLHIIAFVFLPLLLSSQPDTPVGRDPFLLGARLHRGFIIPHSRDIINVSNSNPFGIEISAQWLLHREKYTRNSGVIAKRGFVLSYINFDNPEVLGQSVTFAGFVEPMIRPWGRFYGSVQMGLGISYLSKVYDAETNPTNLFFSFPLSFLAMTNAYLHYKASPHWEISAGFNYNHISNGGMKLPNKGMNFPTWNAGFNYYIKPVSITRPPKNDDWKAQPRHYAYLLAIGTLKTATANDAFPENKMRWQLGGQAIIGRRIGRMSGLSVGTEWVHDGFAQEMLRREGLEKSAWKGSILAGHDLLVNRIRFTIHIGAYVFNPSGDIDPVYQRYGIFYRFGKNLLVGSTLKAHRHVADVFDVRVGWVGLFE, encoded by the coding sequence GTGGCTCTCAGACTTCATATAATTGCATTCGTTTTTTTGCCCCTACTCCTCTCATCCCAACCGGATACCCCCGTCGGGCGCGACCCCTTCCTCCTCGGTGCCCGCCTCCATCGTGGGTTCATCATTCCTCATTCCCGCGACATCATCAACGTCTCCAACTCCAATCCGTTCGGCATCGAAATCAGCGCCCAATGGCTATTGCACCGGGAAAAATATACCCGCAATTCGGGGGTCATCGCCAAGCGAGGCTTCGTGCTGAGCTACATCAACTTCGACAACCCAGAGGTGTTGGGTCAATCCGTCACGTTCGCGGGTTTTGTAGAGCCGATGATACGCCCGTGGGGACGGTTCTATGGCTCCGTGCAGATGGGATTGGGCATCTCCTACCTCAGCAAAGTGTATGATGCCGAAACCAACCCCACCAACCTGTTTTTCAGTTTTCCGCTCAGCTTCTTGGCCATGACCAATGCCTACCTTCACTACAAGGCCAGTCCGCATTGGGAAATCTCCGCTGGATTCAACTACAATCACATCTCGAATGGCGGCATGAAACTGCCCAACAAAGGCATGAATTTCCCCACTTGGAATGCGGGATTCAACTATTACATCAAGCCTGTCAGCATCACCCGGCCCCCTAAAAACGACGATTGGAAAGCGCAGCCCCGCCACTATGCCTACTTGCTGGCCATCGGCACCCTGAAAACCGCCACGGCCAACGATGCTTTCCCTGAAAACAAGATGCGCTGGCAACTTGGAGGGCAAGCCATCATCGGCAGGCGCATCGGTCGCATGAGCGGTCTATCGGTTGGCACAGAGTGGGTGCACGATGGTTTCGCACAAGAAATGCTGCGCCGCGAGGGTCTTGAAAAAAGTGCGTGGAAAGGCAGCATATTGGCAGGCCACGACTTGCTGGTCAATCGCATCCGATTCACCATTCACATCGGTGCCTACGTCTTCAATCCTTCCGGCGACATTGACCCGGTGTATCAGCGTTACGGCATTTTCTATCGTTTCGGAAAAAATCTATTGGTCGGCAGCACACTCAAGGCGCATCGCCATGTGGCGGACGTGTTTGATGTGCGCGTGGGGTGGGTAGGTTTATTTGAGTAA
- a CDS encoding glycosyltransferase, with product MRIKSLTHYPSVCMYLHIVSFDIPYPANYGGVILIFNQIKALHAQGVKVILHCFQYGGRTPQQELEKYCHEVHYYKRSRSLFYQLSFLPFIMRTRQNGSLLKRLKRDGYPILFEGMHTAAWLWRKRLRGRQKLVRMHNVEWQYYEGLSRSTAPTEVLEKIYYFIESIKLQRIEPKVVLHADEILTVSTTDQAYYREMKANTHYIPAFHPNEQVESQLGRGEYVLFHGKLSVPDNEQSAMWLIENIFSKIDIPFVVAGMAPSWRLKELVQRHEHITLIENPDDRRMNELIAKAHINLLVSFQSSGIKLKLINALFRGRFCIVNEEMVSGTGLAKLCYVRNSAAAISQTIEALINAPFEQGKIEERRAVLEKEFSNTENAKKLLALIKFH from the coding sequence TTGCGCATCAAAAGCCTCACGCATTACCCCTCCGTCTGTATGTATCTGCACATCGTTTCTTTCGATATTCCCTACCCTGCAAACTATGGTGGCGTTATCCTGATTTTCAACCAAATCAAGGCGCTCCACGCACAAGGCGTGAAGGTCATCCTGCATTGCTTCCAATATGGGGGCCGCACCCCCCAGCAGGAACTGGAAAAGTATTGTCACGAAGTCCACTACTACAAGCGCAGCCGCTCGCTGTTTTACCAACTGAGTTTTTTGCCTTTCATCATGCGTACTCGCCAAAATGGGTCGCTGCTGAAGCGCCTGAAAAGAGACGGGTACCCCATCCTGTTCGAGGGGATGCACACCGCCGCTTGGCTGTGGCGCAAGCGGTTGCGCGGTCGCCAGAAACTGGTTCGGATGCACAACGTGGAATGGCAGTATTACGAGGGGCTTTCTCGCTCCACTGCCCCAACGGAGGTGCTGGAAAAAATCTACTACTTCATCGAAAGCATCAAACTCCAGCGCATCGAGCCGAAAGTGGTGCTCCACGCCGACGAAATCCTGACCGTCTCCACCACCGACCAAGCCTACTACCGGGAGATGAAGGCCAACACGCACTATATCCCCGCGTTTCACCCGAACGAACAGGTAGAGAGCCAGTTGGGTCGGGGTGAATACGTCCTTTTTCACGGAAAACTGAGTGTGCCGGACAATGAGCAGTCCGCTATGTGGCTCATCGAAAACATTTTTTCAAAAATTGACATACCCTTCGTGGTGGCGGGCATGGCACCCTCATGGCGGCTCAAGGAACTTGTGCAGCGACACGAGCACATCACCCTCATCGAAAACCCGGATGACCGACGCATGAACGAACTCATCGCCAAGGCCCACATTAACTTGCTCGTGTCGTTCCAGTCGTCGGGTATCAAACTAAAACTCATCAACGCACTTTTCCGTGGGCGCTTTTGTATCGTCAACGAGGAAATGGTGAGCGGCACCGGGCTGGCCAAACTGTGCTATGTCCGCAATTCCGCCGCCGCTATCAGCCAGACCATCGAGGCGCTTATCAACGCCCCATTCGAGCAGGGAAAAATCGAGGAGCGGCGGGCGGTGCTCGAAAAAGAGTTCTCCAACACCGAGAATGCGAAGAAATTGTTGGCGTTGATAAAATTCCATTAA
- a CDS encoding methyltransferase produces MASQPFRFKKFSVEQEGAAHPVGTDGVLLGAWADVENCLNILDIGAGTGLVALMLAQRSPTPAPPSTGRVPAPYGAVRSDAPLPPAGGEGSGVGHITAVEIHPPSAALARRNFANSPWAGRLELVESSIQDFAQKTDRRFDLIVSNPPFFSETVVSPDASRRLGRHTASLSPGELLAVSKKLLTENGRLCVILPVQEGRRLCELAVSQGLYCTEEVEVFSRPEKPVERLLLRFERDPCRFERKRLRIFDGAIGQGYSAEFQKLTERFYL; encoded by the coding sequence ATGGCATCGCAACCATTTCGTTTCAAAAAATTTAGCGTTGAGCAGGAAGGCGCGGCGCACCCCGTTGGCACCGATGGGGTGTTGCTCGGCGCTTGGGCGGATGTGGAAAATTGTCTGAACATACTCGACATCGGTGCCGGCACGGGCTTGGTGGCGCTGATGCTGGCGCAGCGCAGCCCCACCCCCGCACCCCCCTCCACCGGGAGAGTACCTGCGCCATACGGCGCGGTACGCAGCGACGCTCCCCTCCCGCCTGCTGGCGGGGAGGGGTCGGGGGTGGGGCATATCACCGCCGTCGAAATCCATCCGCCTTCCGCTGCCCTCGCCCGCCGCAATTTTGCCAATTCACCATGGGCAGGTCGTTTGGAACTCGTCGAGTCCTCGATTCAGGATTTTGCCCAAAAGACCGACAGGCGATTTGACTTGATTGTGAGCAACCCGCCGTTTTTCTCCGAAACGGTAGTCTCACCCGATGCTTCGCGCCGCTTGGGTCGGCACACGGCTTCGCTTTCGCCGGGAGAGTTATTGGCTGTTTCTAAAAAATTATTGACTGAAAACGGGCGGTTGTGCGTGATTTTGCCTGTGCAGGAAGGGCGGCGTTTGTGCGAATTGGCGGTGTCGCAGGGCCTCTATTGCACGGAAGAAGTGGAAGTGTTTTCCCGCCCGGAAAAGCCGGTGGAGCGGCTGTTGTTGCGGTTTGAGCGGGACCCGTGTCGGTTTGAACGGAAGAGACTGCGCATTTTCGACGGGGCGATTGGGCAGGGTTATTCGGCTGAATTTCAAAAACTTACGGAGCGTTTTTATTTGTGA
- a CDS encoding nuclear transport factor 2 family protein, with protein sequence MRLNLVCLLLLSFHATLLAQPKKGEQYILDTELRRFEAMTRKDTALLRPMLADELIYMHSNALTERKSEHLEAIASGRIVYEKMTREQARVRRYGKTAIVNGVAQVRGMLNQNSFELRLGYTAVYRKKRGAWRLVNWQSTRIP encoded by the coding sequence ATGCGCCTTAATCTCGTCTGCCTATTGTTGCTATCGTTTCATGCGACACTCCTTGCTCAACCGAAAAAGGGTGAGCAATACATTCTCGACACCGAGCTGCGCCGCTTCGAGGCGATGACGCGCAAGGACACCGCGCTGCTTCGCCCCATGCTGGCCGACGAACTTATTTATATGCACTCCAACGCGCTGACCGAGCGCAAATCGGAGCATTTGGAAGCCATTGCGAGTGGGCGAATTGTGTATGAAAAAATGACGCGCGAACAGGCGCGAGTGCGACGCTACGGTAAGACGGCCATCGTCAACGGGGTGGCACAAGTGAGAGGAATGCTCAACCAGAACTCTTTTGAGCTGCGGCTGGGCTACACGGCGGTTTATCGCAAAAAACGCGGCGCGTGGCGTTTGGTGAACTGGCAAAGCACGCGCATACCCTGA
- a CDS encoding aspartate kinase, with protein sequence MKVFKFGGASVKDAAGVQNVASILQRFKSEPLVIVVSAMGKTTNALEEVVAAHAKQNGQAQLLYDALKERHYALMRELFDETDEVFAAVNDVFVEGEWVLDDKPADNYDYMYDQIVCVGELVSTKIVAAYLNKIGLKTHWLDARDIIATDNTWREGWVIWDKTKANAQKVVTPLLEQGGFVLTQGFIGSTSENFTTTLGREGSDYTAAIFSFCLDAESMSIWKDVPGVLNADPRIFDNTIKLDRLSYKEAIEMTYYGAQVIHPKTIKPLQNKNIPLYVKSFLNPDAPGTEISSDTDDTYPPIVVVEKNQALLHISTLDYSFVAEHHMARLFAKAADLRIFVNMMQNGAISFTICVTNVPDRVERFIKDISDEFKVKVEEGLELITIRHYTQETIDNLKKGKIVLFEERIRNTMHMVVKNVPPIERKAVEVAGSKA encoded by the coding sequence GTGAAAGTTTTCAAATTCGGTGGCGCCAGCGTGAAGGACGCGGCAGGCGTACAGAACGTAGCCTCCATCTTGCAGCGTTTTAAAAGTGAGCCGCTGGTCATCGTCGTGTCTGCTATGGGCAAGACCACCAACGCGCTGGAAGAAGTAGTGGCTGCCCACGCCAAGCAAAACGGTCAGGCCCAACTACTCTACGATGCCCTCAAAGAGCGCCATTATGCGCTCATGCGCGAGTTGTTCGACGAAACCGACGAGGTTTTTGCGGCGGTGAATGATGTTTTTGTGGAAGGCGAATGGGTATTGGACGACAAGCCTGCCGATAACTACGACTATATGTATGACCAAATCGTGTGCGTCGGCGAGCTCGTCTCCACCAAAATCGTGGCGGCTTATCTGAACAAAATCGGCTTGAAAACCCACTGGCTCGATGCCCGCGACATAATCGCCACGGACAACACTTGGCGCGAGGGCTGGGTGATATGGGACAAAACCAAAGCCAACGCGCAGAAAGTGGTGACACCGCTCTTGGAGCAAGGAGGCTTTGTCCTCACGCAAGGCTTCATTGGTTCCACCTCCGAAAATTTCACCACCACGCTGGGCCGCGAAGGTTCCGACTACACGGCGGCCATATTCTCTTTCTGTCTCGATGCCGAGAGCATGAGCATCTGGAAAGACGTGCCGGGGGTGCTGAATGCCGACCCGCGCATTTTCGACAACACCATCAAACTCGACCGCCTTTCCTACAAAGAAGCCATCGAAATGACCTACTACGGCGCGCAGGTCATCCACCCCAAAACCATCAAACCGCTGCAAAACAAGAACATCCCGCTCTACGTCAAGTCGTTTCTCAACCCCGACGCGCCGGGCACCGAAATCAGCAGCGACACCGACGACACCTACCCCCCCATCGTGGTGGTGGAGAAAAACCAAGCCCTGTTGCATATCAGCACACTCGACTATTCTTTCGTGGCCGAGCACCACATGGCTCGGCTATTTGCCAAAGCCGCCGACCTGCGCATCTTCGTCAACATGATGCAAAACGGCGCCATCAGCTTTACCATCTGCGTCACCAATGTGCCAGACCGCGTGGAGCGATTCATCAAGGACATCTCCGACGAGTTCAAGGTGAAAGTGGAGGAGGGATTGGAACTCATCACCATCCGCCACTATACGCAGGAAACGATTGACAATTTGAAAAAAGGCAAAATCGTCCTGTTCGAGGAACGCATCCGCAACACCATGCACATGGTGGTGAAAAACGTGCCGCCCATCGAGCGAAAAGCGGTGGAAGTGGCGGGGTCGAAGGCGTGA
- a CDS encoding T9SS type A sorting domain-containing protein has translation MLLIALFAPFALFAQSIPIAQARSLPVGSTVTVRGIVTNGGELGIIRYLQDGTGGIAAFPGSGSAPGFNATVKLGDSIEVSGTLILFRGLLEISPITAWQVIASGMPLPVPKAIQLANVSGDLESQLVSIPCVTFSDAGGVFANAATYDIVDTEGGSAKIYLRSGHPLQFSSVPTEPVQLTGILSIFDDFQLLPRTASDLTPASCFYFLNKPEQSDIQTTGFKLNWKTNWLSSTKLRYGTSPALGSEITLPMQSLNHAHNLSGLQPGAVYWVQIEATHNGSTIRSPIRPYATRSLSSGQIKVYFNFPIDESSAGGLVPDGQSFDEVLAETLARINAAEQTLDVAMYNNNRTDITNALKAAHARGVQVRYVAALDASNPALQPQPPFPVLYGNNSALMHNKFMIVDANSTDKCWVMSGSLNWTTLNMTKDYNNTLFIQDQSLAQAYKIEFEEMWGGSGAQPNPAAARFAGTKKDNTPHQFIIGNIAVESYFSPSDQTTSRIVSTIGTADSEALFALFSFTKDEPAVALADAYWNGVQVRGMIENINDQGAEYAYLLSQGVPVRHHSASGDLHHKYAVLDADAPQYGPAVLTGSHNWSNAAETSNDENTLIIHDANLARLYKAEFERRWAEVSVSTTMPTLRPPTAFPNPVSEMLTLQYEAPANGIISVRNILGEILFQTTADASGTSRLNVGGLPSGFYLASVETRHGIATISFQKI, from the coding sequence ATGCTCCTAATCGCGCTCTTTGCCCCCTTTGCTCTTTTCGCCCAATCCATACCTATTGCCCAGGCCCGTTCCCTTCCGGTCGGCTCCACCGTCACGGTGCGGGGCATCGTCACCAACGGCGGCGAACTGGGCATCATTCGCTACCTGCAAGATGGCACGGGGGGCATCGCGGCTTTTCCCGGCTCAGGCTCTGCGCCGGGGTTCAACGCGACGGTAAAGTTGGGCGACAGCATAGAGGTGAGCGGCACGCTTATCCTGTTTCGCGGCTTGTTGGAAATCAGCCCCATCACGGCGTGGCAAGTCATAGCGTCGGGGATGCCCTTGCCAGTCCCCAAAGCCATCCAATTGGCCAATGTTTCCGGCGATTTGGAAAGCCAATTGGTCAGTATTCCATGCGTCACGTTTAGCGACGCGGGCGGCGTTTTTGCGAATGCTGCTACCTACGACATTGTGGACACAGAAGGCGGTTCCGCAAAAATTTACTTGCGCAGCGGACATCCTTTGCAGTTCTCCTCCGTGCCGACAGAACCTGTGCAACTCACGGGTATTTTATCAATATTCGATGATTTTCAATTGCTTCCGCGCACGGCAAGCGATTTGACACCCGCCTCGTGTTTTTATTTTTTAAACAAACCCGAGCAATCGGATATCCAGACCACGGGGTTCAAACTGAATTGGAAAACCAACTGGCTCTCTTCAACCAAACTGCGCTACGGCACTTCGCCTGCGTTGGGCAGCGAAATCACATTGCCCATGCAATCGCTCAACCATGCCCACAACCTGTCGGGTCTTCAGCCCGGCGCTGTCTATTGGGTGCAAATAGAAGCGACACACAACGGCAGCACCATCCGCTCTCCCATCCGCCCCTACGCCACGCGCTCGCTTTCATCGGGGCAAATCAAGGTGTATTTCAATTTCCCAATTGACGAATCCAGCGCGGGCGGCTTGGTGCCCGATGGTCAAAGTTTCGACGAGGTGCTGGCCGAGACACTCGCCCGCATCAACGCCGCCGAACAAACCCTCGACGTGGCCATGTACAACAACAATCGCACGGATATCACCAACGCCCTGAAGGCGGCTCATGCGCGGGGCGTGCAGGTGCGCTATGTGGCCGCGCTTGATGCAAGCAACCCTGCCCTCCAGCCCCAGCCCCCTTTTCCCGTGCTGTACGGCAACAACTCGGCGCTGATGCACAACAAGTTCATGATTGTGGATGCCAACTCGACCGACAAATGCTGGGTCATGTCTGGCTCGCTCAACTGGACGACGCTCAACATGACCAAGGACTACAACAACACGCTGTTCATTCAAGACCAATCGCTGGCGCAGGCTTACAAAATCGAATTCGAGGAAATGTGGGGCGGTAGCGGTGCCCAGCCCAACCCTGCCGCCGCGCGATTCGCTGGCACAAAAAAGGACAACACGCCTCATCAATTCATCATCGGCAACATCGCCGTCGAGTCCTATTTTTCTCCTTCCGACCAGACGACCAGCCGCATCGTCAGCACCATCGGCACGGCGGATTCGGAGGCTCTGTTTGCGCTTTTTTCTTTCACCAAAGACGAACCTGCCGTGGCCCTCGCGGATGCCTACTGGAACGGTGTGCAGGTGCGCGGCATGATAGAAAACATCAACGACCAAGGAGCGGAATACGCCTACCTGCTCTCGCAAGGGGTGCCGGTGCGCCACCACAGCGCTTCCGGCGACCTGCATCACAAATACGCCGTGCTCGATGCCGATGCGCCCCAATATGGCCCCGCGGTACTCACTGGTTCGCACAACTGGAGCAATGCCGCCGAGACTTCCAACGACGAAAACACGCTGATTATCCACGATGCTAACCTTGCCCGACTTTACAAGGCTGAATTTGAGCGGCGATGGGCAGAGGTTTCGGTATCCACGACGATGCCCACACTCCGCCCGCCCACCGCTTTCCCCAATCCTGTGTCGGAAATGCTGACCTTGCAATATGAGGCGCCTGCCAACGGCATCATTTCGGTGAGGAATATTCTGGGGGAAATACTATTTCAAACCACTGCCGACGCTTCCGGCACGTCTCGCCTGAATGTCGGCGGCCTTCCATCTGGATTTTACCTTGCTTCCGTAGAAACCCGTCATGGCATCGCAACCATTTCGTTTCAAAAAATTTAG